One genomic segment of Gottschalkia acidurici 9a includes these proteins:
- a CDS encoding DegV family protein — MNIKILGDSCCDLTDELRRKMNVKLIPLTIHVDDDSYIDDDTLDTKELLKKMKESTNSPKTACPSPQEYIKEYEGEESVFVVTLSSKLSGSYNSAVLAKNILLEEIKDKFIHVFDSKSASSGEALISMKIFELAKNGYDNNQIVEKVDQYISEMKTLFVLESLDNLIKAGRISTLKGKLASMLSIVPIMKATNDGEIDLFEKVRGSKKAFKRLLDAIGEQGEKLEEKILGITHCNCLEKALEFKEEVMKKYNFKDIIIFETKGISTVYADDGGLIISF, encoded by the coding sequence ATGAACATAAAAATACTAGGAGACAGTTGCTGCGACCTAACTGATGAGCTAAGAAGAAAAATGAATGTAAAATTAATTCCATTAACTATACATGTAGACGATGATTCATATATAGATGATGATACACTAGATACTAAAGAACTTCTAAAGAAAATGAAGGAGAGCACCAATTCTCCAAAAACAGCTTGCCCATCTCCGCAAGAGTATATAAAAGAATATGAAGGAGAAGAAAGTGTGTTTGTAGTGACTCTTTCTTCTAAGTTGAGTGGAAGCTATAATAGTGCTGTTTTAGCTAAGAATATTTTACTAGAGGAAATTAAAGATAAATTTATTCATGTGTTTGACTCTAAAAGTGCATCTTCAGGAGAAGCTCTAATAAGTATGAAGATATTTGAACTTGCAAAAAATGGATATGACAACAATCAAATAGTAGAAAAAGTAGATCAATATATATCGGAAATGAAGACGCTTTTTGTGCTTGAATCTTTAGATAATCTTATAAAAGCAGGTAGAATAAGTACATTAAAAGGAAAGTTAGCATCCATGCTATCAATAGTACCTATTATGAAAGCTACAAACGATGGAGAAATAGACTTATTTGAGAAAGTAAGAGGTTCTAAAAAAGCATTTAAAAGATTACTAGATGCTATAGGTGAGCAAGGAGAAAAACTAGAAGAAAAGATACTAGGTATAACTCACTGTAATTGCTTGGAGAAAGCACTTGAATTTAAAGAAGAAGTTATGAAAAAATATAACTTTAAAGATATTATAATATTTGAAACAAAAGGAATAAGTACTGTCTATGCAGATGATGGTGGTTTAATAATATCATTTTAA
- a CDS encoding nitroreductase family protein — protein sequence MIKIDDKKCIVCGQCVKDCFLRDIEIVDNKVQTNNVTCIKCGHCIAVCPTNAVSIDEYNMEEVKDYNKDEFSIDSDNLLNFIKFRRTVRQFKNKEVEKEKILKIIEAGRFTQTGSNMQNISYIVVREGLQELKSLAFKSLKKKGEELISNTTSSMAVKRFGKLWIDMYKEHEESPNKNDKLFFNAPAVIIVAANTKVDGALASSNMELMTNALGLGTLFSGFFVMAAQEDEKIMDFLGVEKDKQIVTCMIIGYPDVKYLRTVPRKEADISWI from the coding sequence ATGATAAAAATAGATGATAAAAAGTGTATAGTATGTGGACAATGTGTTAAGGATTGTTTTTTAAGAGATATAGAAATAGTTGATAATAAGGTTCAGACTAATAATGTAACTTGTATAAAATGTGGACATTGTATAGCGGTATGTCCTACAAATGCAGTATCAATAGATGAGTATAATATGGAAGAGGTAAAAGATTATAATAAAGATGAATTTTCAATAGATTCTGATAACTTATTAAACTTCATAAAGTTCAGGAGAACTGTTAGACAGTTTAAGAATAAAGAAGTAGAAAAAGAAAAGATTTTAAAAATAATAGAAGCTGGAAGGTTTACTCAGACTGGTAGTAATATGCAAAATATATCCTACATAGTTGTAAGAGAAGGATTACAAGAGTTAAAATCTTTAGCATTTAAAAGTTTAAAGAAAAAGGGAGAAGAACTTATAAGCAATACAACATCGAGCATGGCAGTTAAGAGATTTGGTAAGCTATGGATAGATATGTATAAAGAACATGAAGAAAGTCCTAATAAAAATGACAAGCTATTCTTTAATGCTCCAGCAGTAATAATAGTTGCAGCCAATACAAAGGTAGATGGAGCCTTAGCCTCTTCTAACATGGAACTTATGACTAATGCTTTAGGACTAGGAACATTATTTAGTGGATTCTTTGTAATGGCAGCGCAAGAGGATGAAAAGATTATGGATTTTCTTGGGGTTGAAAAAGATAAACAAATTGTAACATGTATGATAATCGGATATCCGGATGTGAAGTATTTAAGAACAGTACCGAGAAAAGAAGCAGATATAAGTTGGATATAG
- a CDS encoding ATP-dependent helicase: MILLKNSFFNTLKDNFKIVLNDQQKSAVLHKEGPAIILAVPGAGKTTVLISRTANLILNHHIHPNNILSITFSKASAKDMKERFISIFGQEVGSIASFSTIHSFAYFLIRDFAKDKKLKLNLIEGIDSGINKIQIIKNIYSEVNNSFINEDKLEELLNIIGFVKNMMIKVEDFCEHRNFNIKGFDKIFSNYESYKRKHNLIDFDDMLTMTLDILQNNPSVLNKYRDRYRYIQVDEGQDTSKVQNEIIKLISSPHNNLFVVADDDQSIYGFRGAYPEDLLVFDKKYPKAKVFFMEENYRSTKNIVSVCNSFIKQNKSRYDKSLFTNNQSIEPVTITKLKNQEDQYDYIIDSIKEDMDLSNIAILFRNNLSAISVIDHLNRNNLNFYMKDSKVHFFKHWVVLDILRFFNLAVDDSDISSFEKIYYKMNGYISKLALNYIKTQDSLTSVFDRLLTFDNFKPFQLENIKAIKSNFKKLLKMKPFGAIMFIENDLGYRKYLEDNCKNFGYSFENVNSILGHLKSVSIGVNSIGELLDKLDSLKKSIDNAKYNKNSEAITLSTIHSAKGLEFRKVYMIDLIDGEFPNINSLELSEIGDLKPLEEERRLFYVGMTRAKTHLNLITFNYRNEERVFYSKFMRELEELMGVTRSDDHGIKVGSIVDHKKFGSGVVKDIDGDAILIHFDDGGLKQLSLNLCIEKNLFK, translated from the coding sequence GTGATTCTTTTGAAGAATAGTTTTTTCAACACATTAAAAGATAATTTTAAAATTGTATTAAATGATCAACAGAAAAGCGCAGTATTACATAAAGAAGGCCCTGCCATCATATTAGCTGTACCAGGTGCCGGTAAGACTACGGTACTTATATCAAGAACTGCTAATTTAATATTAAATCACCACATACATCCAAATAATATACTATCTATAACATTTAGTAAAGCCTCTGCTAAAGATATGAAAGAAAGATTTATATCTATATTTGGTCAAGAAGTAGGATCCATTGCTAGTTTTTCAACTATTCATAGTTTCGCATACTTCTTAATTAGAGACTTTGCAAAAGATAAAAAGTTAAAACTTAATTTAATTGAAGGCATAGATTCAGGAATAAATAAAATTCAAATAATAAAAAACATTTATAGCGAAGTCAATAATTCATTTATTAATGAAGATAAATTAGAAGAACTTTTAAATATTATTGGATTCGTGAAGAATATGATGATAAAGGTTGAAGATTTTTGTGAACATCGAAACTTCAATATAAAAGGTTTTGATAAAATCTTTTCAAATTATGAATCTTACAAGAGAAAACACAATCTAATCGACTTCGATGATATGCTCACTATGACCCTTGATATACTACAAAATAATCCCTCAGTACTCAATAAATATCGTGATAGATATAGATATATACAAGTAGACGAGGGTCAGGATACTTCAAAGGTACAAAATGAGATAATAAAGCTTATTTCATCTCCTCACAATAACCTATTTGTAGTAGCTGATGATGATCAAAGTATCTATGGCTTTAGAGGTGCTTATCCTGAAGATTTATTAGTTTTTGACAAGAAGTATCCTAAAGCTAAAGTATTTTTTATGGAAGAAAATTATCGTTCTACAAAAAATATTGTTTCTGTTTGCAATAGCTTTATTAAGCAAAATAAAAGTAGGTATGACAAAAGTTTATTTACTAATAATCAGAGTATCGAACCTGTAACAATCACTAAATTAAAAAATCAAGAAGATCAGTATGACTATATAATTGATAGTATAAAAGAAGATATGGATTTATCTAATATTGCAATACTTTTTAGAAATAACCTATCTGCAATAAGTGTAATAGATCATCTAAATAGAAATAATCTTAATTTCTATATGAAAGACTCTAAAGTTCACTTCTTTAAACATTGGGTAGTTTTAGATATATTACGTTTTTTCAATCTAGCTGTAGATGATAGTGATATATCTTCCTTTGAAAAAATTTACTATAAAATGAACGGCTATATTTCAAAATTAGCTTTAAATTATATAAAAACACAAGATAGCCTTACATCTGTATTTGATAGACTTTTAACTTTTGATAATTTTAAACCCTTTCAATTAGAAAATATAAAAGCAATTAAATCTAACTTTAAAAAGCTACTAAAAATGAAGCCTTTTGGTGCAATTATGTTTATAGAAAATGATCTTGGATATCGTAAATACTTGGAAGATAACTGTAAAAACTTTGGTTATTCATTTGAAAATGTCAACTCCATACTTGGTCATTTAAAGTCTGTTTCTATAGGTGTTAACTCTATAGGAGAACTTCTTGATAAGTTAGATTCTCTAAAGAAGTCTATCGATAATGCTAAGTACAATAAAAATAGTGAAGCTATAACACTATCTACTATCCACTCTGCTAAAGGACTAGAGTTTAGAAAAGTCTATATGATTGATCTTATAGATGGAGAGTTCCCTAATATAAATAGTTTAGAATTATCTGAAATTGGTGACTTAAAGCCTTTAGAGGAAGAAAGAAGATTATTTTATGTGGGAATGACTAGAGCTAAAACCCATCTTAATTTAATCACATTTAACTATAGAAATGAAGAAAGAGTTTTTTATTCTAAGTTCATGAGGGAGCTGGAAGAACTGATGGGCGTAACTAGATCTGATGACCACGGCATTAAAGTTGGTTCTATAGTTGATCATAAAAAATTTGGTAGTGGTGTAGTAAAAGATATCGATGGTGATGCTATTTTAATACATTTTGATGATGGTGGACTAAAGCAATTATCTTTGAATCTTTGTATAGAAAAAAATCTATTTAAATAA
- a CDS encoding polysaccharide deacetylase family protein codes for MMLKNNKKLTYTLLAFLLVVLVIIVKGSMTTEGKRGSQKVSIYLNNELIKFKDDEPVNKEGTIYAPLNEFAEKIDAKVKYDLLDNKVLITKKDKHILIKTKENLAITEENKSFFIETIGKSKSTLVPVALVSKHFDYKVSEESKKSTVRINEKSTKVNDDQEKKESSDKGKAVNTIANNKQTPNTENNKENKQSQKNEPKDNNSNVAENKETQENKDPNNDEKKDGKVAYLTFDDGPNINTPQILDVLKEKNVKATFFMLGSSIGAHGDIAKRVSEEGHALGLHSVTHNYKSVYASPDSFLQEMNTANNMLHEATGKNTLLIRAPYGSKPYMKQEFRDLAISWGYRIWDWNVDSRDSIKKNTTPDEVYNNVANQLTNKNEVIILFHDREHTLKALPRVIDYLHSQGFEIKKLDTSMTPMNFWGDTR; via the coding sequence ATGATGCTAAAAAATAATAAAAAACTTACTTATACTCTGCTAGCATTTTTACTGGTGGTACTAGTAATAATAGTGAAAGGTTCCATGACTACGGAAGGTAAGAGGGGAAGTCAGAAAGTCAGCATATATCTGAATAATGAACTTATAAAGTTTAAAGATGATGAGCCTGTAAATAAAGAGGGAACCATATATGCACCATTAAATGAGTTTGCAGAAAAAATAGATGCGAAAGTAAAATATGACCTTTTAGACAATAAGGTACTCATAACTAAAAAAGACAAGCATATACTTATAAAGACTAAAGAGAATTTAGCTATCACGGAAGAGAATAAGAGCTTCTTTATAGAAACAATCGGAAAGTCTAAAAGTACACTGGTTCCAGTAGCTTTAGTATCAAAACATTTTGACTATAAAGTATCTGAGGAGTCAAAAAAATCTACTGTAAGAATTAATGAAAAATCTACTAAAGTAAATGATGACCAAGAAAAGAAAGAAAGTTCGGATAAGGGCAAAGCAGTTAATACAATAGCCAATAATAAGCAAACTCCTAATACGGAAAATAATAAAGAAAACAAACAATCTCAAAAAAATGAACCTAAAGATAATAATTCAAACGTAGCAGAAAACAAGGAAACTCAAGAAAATAAAGATCCTAATAATGATGAAAAAAAGGATGGAAAAGTGGCATATCTAACTTTTGATGATGGTCCTAATATAAATACTCCTCAAATATTAGATGTTCTCAAAGAGAAGAATGTAAAAGCTACATTTTTCATGTTAGGATCTAGTATAGGCGCACATGGAGATATAGCTAAAAGGGTAAGTGAAGAGGGTCATGCTTTAGGATTACATAGCGTTACTCATAACTATAAAAGTGTATATGCATCTCCAGACTCTTTTTTACAAGAAATGAATACAGCTAATAATATGCTACATGAGGCTACTGGAAAAAATACATTGCTAATAAGAGCACCTTATGGCAGCAAACCATATATGAAACAGGAATTCAGAGACTTAGCTATTTCATGGGGATATCGTATATGGGACTGGAATGTTGATAGTAGAGATAGTATAAAGAAAAACACAACACCTGATGAAGTTTATAATAATGTAGCTAATCAGTTAACTAATAAAAATGAAGTAATAATACTTTTTCACGATAGGGAGCACACTCTAAAAGCATTACCTAGAGTCATAGATTACTTGCATTCACAAGGATTTGAAATTAAAAAACTAGATACTAGTATGACACCAATGAATTTCTGGGGAGATACAAGATAA